The DNA sequence ATGACCGCATCAAGATTGCTGGTAGCGCCTGTCTTATCGAATGAATTTTGATATAAACGGATCGAAACATCTGACAAAGTAGCCGCCTCGCTCATTCTTGCACCTCCGCCGATAACGCATCCTGGATAGTTTTTCTTAAGCCCTCTCTAATATCCACGCTAAGCAAATATCGAAGATAGCCCGGATCACTCTTTGCAATATCGGCAATGCGCTTACCCTTGTACTTGCCAAAAGGTAACACTGGCTCGGCATGTTTAATGTGCTGGATATACCGCCCGCATCCTGAACAATATGCCGACATGTGATAGCCACCGTTAGGCAATGCGATCCGCTTGACCAACGGCTCTTCCTGGTAATAGCCGCACTTCTGGCAAATAATTGTTTTGGTATCTTTCATTTATTGCCCACCTCGAATAAAGCCCGCCTGATCTTTTCAATGTCTGACTCCCGATAAACCCGCTCACCGCCTGGCGATTTTAAAAAGTCTTCCCCCCTCAA is a window from the Candidatus Jettenia sp. genome containing:
- a CDS encoding helix-turn-helix domain-containing protein, with the protein product MTEEGLGREKLYTLGQVVEILNVPKYRIVYLFDSRKLRGEDFLKSPGGERVYRESDIEKIRRALFEVGNK